The Melitaea cinxia chromosome 6, ilMelCinx1.1, whole genome shotgun sequence genome has a window encoding:
- the LOC123654768 gene encoding proton-coupled folate transporter-like, which produces MENDTRKNLEEEPLKNETKIDINNLSFWDKLKYVKSNITVEPVLALFVMPSVLAMLATQNLNLDKACRVNLEFEDIICTDLRLRKRANHTYEEYEVQKLIASVQAWRSVILTAVPTTLMLFIGAWSDKTGRRKICMTLPIIGEIITCLMNITNTYFFYQVPVELTVFMEVIFPSLTGGWYTMLLGTYSYLGDITSKETRTFRLGILSLCMTVGFPIGMGMSGVLLKYTGYYGVFSLSAFFQTMNLLYVIFFIDDHRWLEHKDKKKPIGCSGHILEFFDCHSLKETLHIAFKKGPNNRRLKICLIMTVVCLSFGPLWGEISIMYIFARYRFNWDEVKYSIYSTYNLVTHSIGTMFCITVFSKKMGVDDAVLGMISTTSKIAGSLVLAFARNNVEVYMAPLVEILNGTTTIALRSIASKLVSHQELGKVFSLFGVAETMMPLIFAPLYSRVYILTLHVLPGAAFLLSVLATIPALGIFTWFYRQHKKDARKKRLELPLMQTSSTETPSTMDI; this is translated from the exons ATGGAGAACGATACTCGCAAAAATCTCGAAGAGGAGCCTTtgaaaaacgaaacaaaaatcGACATAAATAACCTGAGTTTTTGggataaattgaaatatgttaAATCGAACATAACAGTCGAGCCTGTTCTGGCGTTATTCGTAATGCCAAGTGTTCTAGCGATGTTGGCCACACAGAATCTGAATTTGGACAAGGCTTGTCGAGTTAATTTGGAATTCGAGGACATCATTTGTACAGATTTGAGACTTAGAAAACGAGCTAATCACACATACGAAGAGTACGAAGTACAGAAATTAATAGCTTCCGTTCAGGCCTGGAGAAGTGTGATACTGACAGCGGTACCCACAACCCTAATGCTGTTTATAGGTGCTTGGAGCGACAAAACGGGACGACGCAAAATCTGTATGACGTTGCCGATCATCGGGGAAATCATAACGTGTCTCATGAATATAACGAACACGTATTTCTTCTATCAGGTCCCGGTGGAGCTAACTGTGTTTATGGAGGTCATATTCCCATCACTCACGGGCGGCTGGTACACAATGCTGTTAGGAACTTACAGCTACTTGGGAGATATTACCTCAAAGGAAACGCGAACATTCCGCTTGGGAATATTGAGTTTGTGCATGACTGTAGGATTTCCCATAGGAATGGGTATGAGTGGTGTGCTGTTGAAGTACACTGGATATTATGGCGTTTTTTCTCTGTCCGCGTTCTTCCAAACTATGAACttattgtatgttatatttttcatcGACGATCATAGATGGTTAGAGCATAAGGATAAG AAAAAACCAATAGGATGCAGTGGACATATTTTAGAATTCTTCGACTGCCATAGTCTAAAAGAGACATTGCATATAGCATTTAAAAAGGGTCCCAATAATAGGAGGCTGAAGATATGTCTGATCATGACAGTTGTTTGTCTGAGTTTTGGACCTTTATGGG GTGAAATaagtataatgtatatttttgcaCGCTACCGTTTCAATTGGGACGAAGTGAAGTACAGCATTTATTCAACTTACAATCTTGTTACGCATTCTATAG gTACAATGTTTTGTATCACTGTGTTTAGTAAGAAAATGGGTGTAGATGATGCAGTTTTAGGAATGATATCGACGACTAGCAAAATAGCCGGATCTCTAGTTTTGGCTTTTGCTAGAAACAATGTTGAAGTCTATATGG CACCACTCGTTGAAATATTGAACGGGACGACGACAATAGCACTTCGTTCGATCGCATCTAAATTGGTTTCTCACCAAGAGCTAG GCAAAGTGTTTTCTCTCTTCGGGGTTGCTGAAACCATGATGCCGCTCATATTCGCACCGCTGTATTCCCGCGTGTATATCTTGACTCTACACGTCCTTCCCGGTGCTGCTTTCCTACTCAGTGTTTTAGCTACTATACCAGCATTAGGGATATTTAC atggtTCTACAGACAACACAAAAAAGATGCTAGAAAGAAAAGGTTGGAGTTACCTTTGATGCAGACCTCATCAACGGAAACACCATCCACAAtggatatataa